A genomic stretch from Malus domestica chromosome 15, GDT2T_hap1 includes:
- the LOC103450561 gene encoding kinesin-like protein KIN-7E isoform X2, with amino-acid sequence MKGITDYAVADIYDYIEKHSDREFVLKFSAMEIYNEAVRDLLSSEGAQLRLLDDPEKGTVVEKLSEEILRDRNHLEELLSVCEAQRKIGETSLNETSSRSHQILRLTIESSAREYLGIQSSSKLAATVNFVDLAGSERVSQALSAGTRLKEGCHINRSLLTLGTVIRKLSKGKNGHVPYRDSKLTRILQNSLGGNARTAIICTMSPARSHVEQSKNTLFFASCAKEVTTNAKVNVVRSDKALVKQLQKELAKMEDALRSLASKSMQEKELLLEQMNKEIKELTQQRDLAQSRVQNLLESTGDGQVPRIGENSAAVKADNASDITDRPSFTGSYKHNRQLSASSEENFLLDSSAPEFVGLDSLPDWEDLAEKSLAESAHVAERSHAEFEDTAHVAEISHAECEDTAQRSRAEPEDSTQPAESEDIAQRCHAEPEDIAQRCPAEAEVIAQGHQAESEVIAEASCAESEDSCKEIRCISSMDQNTFDLIISGSEENGGNLAATAPMQQTGDKELNNVNAEYEAMRKKIQEMQRTINNLVNLAPIEQSPSSSESSSASMNLSRSRSCRAVIMSPSSFAPYEAELNENTTPAEGFRQRPSRSRQGAHGRSISREDFPASVASVPMDTDGTRDQPNAEVITQQKFPHKKQKVYQGENSRSKHGGSAGKLPRRDSDQDSILSVHVEAEESTEAASAQDISEGWPRSSKGLRWKLFHKSKQGSEIGSSTRASSQLESVLSAPVAWKVIPNVSESDVEDNMSVLNFANERKEDKYEAQRGAGRRRHNRAEHPLRTPSNWRLDFETQRGLIIELWEACFVPLVHRTHFFILYKGDPSDFLYLEVELRRLTILKDTFSEGSNLKSRQALTPAGSMKALKREREMLAKKVPKRFASTKEKERLYQKWGIRLNTKQRSLQLANLIWTSTMDMGHIRESATLVAKLVGLVAPLDAPKEILGLSFLSRPINKKSSIWRDSMSTL; translated from the exons ATGAAAGGAATCACAGATTATGCAGTTGCAGACATCTATGACTACATTGAGAAA CATAGTGATAGGGAATTTGTGTTGAAGTTCTCCGCCATGGAGATCTACAACGAAGCTGTCAGAGACCTCCTCAGCTCCGAGGGTGCTCAACTTAGGCTCCTAGACGATCCTGAG AAAGGAACTGTTGTCGAGAAACTTTCAGAAGAGATTTTGAGAGACCGGAACCACCTAGAGGAACTTCTTTCCGTCTGTGAAG CTCAGAGGAAGATCGGAGAGACCTCTCTGAACGAAACTAGCTCAAGATCACATCAGATTTTGCGACTG ACAATTGAAAGTTCCGCTCGAGAATATCTAGGCATTCAAAGTTCAAGCAAACTTGCAGCTACTGTG AATTTTGTTGATCTTGCGGGCAGTGAGCGTGTTTCTCAAGCGTTATCAGCTGGTACGAGATTGAAAGAAGGTTGCCACATAAATCGAAGCTTACTGACCCTGGGAACTGTAATTCGCAAATTAAG CAAGGGAAAGAATGGGCACGTACCTTACAGAGATTCGAAGCTAACACGGATACTGCAAAACTCGTTGGGAGGCAATGCCAGGACAGCCATCATTTGCACTATGAGCCCTGCACGAAGTCATGTTGAGCAATCGAAAAACACACTCTTCTTTGCAAGTTGTGCAAAAGAGGTGACTACTAATGCAAAGGTCAATGTAGTAAGATCAGATAAGGCGTTGGTAAAGCAACTGCAGAAAGAATTAGCGAAAATGGAAGACGCGTTGAGGAGCTTAGCATCAAAGTCAATGCAAGAGAAAGAACTTCTGCTTGAACAG ATGAATAAAGAGATAAAGGAACTGACTCAGCAACGTGATCTTGCTCAATCTCGGGTTCAGAATTTGCTAGAATCAACAGGAGACGGCCAAGTTCCAAGAATAGGTGAAAATTCCGCTGCTGTAAAAGCAGATAACGCATCTGATATTACTGATAGACCTAGTTTTACTGGTTCCTACAAGCACAACCGTCAGCTTTCTGCGAGCTCTGAAGAAAATTTTCTGCTGGACAGTAGTGCTCCAGAGTTTGTTGGGCTTGATTCATTGCCGGATTGGGAGGATCTCGCAGAAAAATCTCTTGCAGAGTCTGCACATGTTGCGGAAAGATCTCATGCAGAATTTGAAGATACTGCACATGTTGCGGAAATATCTCACGCAGAATGTGAAGATACTGCACAAAGATCTCGGGCAGAACCTGAAGATAGTACACAACCAGCGGAATCTGAAGATATTGCGCAAAGGTGTCATGCAGAACCTGAAGATATTGCACAAAGATGCCCAGCAGAAGCTGAAGTTATTGCACAAGGACATCAAGCAGAATCTGAAGTTATTGCAGAAGCATCTTGTGCGGAATCTGAAGATAGCTGCAAGGAAATTAGATGCATATCAAGCATGGACCAGAACACTTTTGATTTGATTATAAGCGGTTCTGAAGAAAATGGAGGAAACTTAGCCGCGACAGCTCCCATGCAGCAGACAGGAGACAAGGAGTTGAATAACGTTAATGCAGAGTATGAAGCGATGCGGAAAAAGATTCAGGAAATGCAAAGGACAATTAACAACCTTGTTAATCTTGCCCCAATTGAACAATCTCCTTCGTCCTCTGAATCTAGCTCTGCAAGTATGAATTTGTCTAGAAGTCGCAGCTGCAGAGCGGTTATCATGAGTCCATCTTCTTTTGCGCCGTATGAGGCAGAACTAAACGAGAATACAACACCTGCTGAAGGTTTCCGACAGAGACCTTCCAGATCAAGGCAAGGTGCCCACGGTAGAAGTATATCTAGGGAAGATTTTCCAGCTTCTGTTGCAAGTGTTCCAATGGACACAGATGGCACCAGAGATCAGCCCAATGCAGAGGTTATTACACAGCAGAAATTTCCtcataagaaacaaaaagtcTATCAGGGGGAGAACTCTCGATCCAAGCATGGTGGCTCCGCCGGAAAGTTACCAAGAAGAGATTCTGATCAAGATTCTATTTTGAGCGTTCATGTAGAGGCGGAGGAAAGCACGGAGGCAGCTAGTGCACAGGACATTTCTGAAGGCTGGCCTAGAAGTTCAAAAGGCTTGCGTTGGAAGCTATTTCATAAATCGAAGCAAGGTTCTGAAATTGGAAGCTCAACCAGAGCTAGTTCTCAATTAGAGTCAGTTTTGAGTGCTCCAGTGGCTTGGAAAGTTATCCCCAATGTCTCGGAATCTGACGTAGAGGATAATATGAGTGTTCTCAATTTCGCCAATGAACGAAAGGAAGACAAGTACGAG GCACAAAGAGGAGCAGGACGGAGGAGGCACAATCGTGCGGAACATCCTTTGAGAACCCCTTCTAATTGGCGCCTTGATTTCGAGACACAGAGAGGACTAATAATCGAGCTGTGGGAGGCTTGCTTTGTGCCATTGGTTCACAGGACACATTTCTTCATTCTTTACAAAGGTGATCCGTCTGATTTTCTCTACTTGGAGGTAGAGCTAAGAAGGTTGACGATTCTCAAGGACACCTTCTCTGAAGGAAGCAATCTAAAATCCCGCCAAGCTCTCACACCGGCTGGAAG CATGAAGGCTCTTAagcgagagagagaaatgtTGGCCAAGAAAGTGCCCAAGAGGTTCGCATCgacaaaggaaaaagaaaggctTTACCAGAAGTGGGGGATTAGGCTGAACACAAAGCAGAGGAGCCTGCAGTTGGCAAACTTGATATGGACGAGCACAATGGACATGGGGCACATCCGGGAGAGCGCCACCCTTGTTGCGAAGCTGGTTGGCCTTGTCGCGCCACTCGATGCTCCCAAGGAGATACTCGGGCTCAGCTTCTTATCTCGCCCTATAAACAAGAAATCCTCCATTTGGAGAGATTCCATGTCTACTCTATAG
- the LOC103450561 gene encoding kinesin-like protein KIN-7E isoform X1, with protein sequence MSVEEKILVSVRLRPLNDKEKAKNDVSDWCVKNNTVMYNNSHPDRPMSPSAYGFDRVFGWDCPTTKVYDEGAKEVVLSVINGINSTIFAYGQTSSGKTYTMKGITDYAVADIYDYIEKHSDREFVLKFSAMEIYNEAVRDLLSSEGAQLRLLDDPEKGTVVEKLSEEILRDRNHLEELLSVCEAQRKIGETSLNETSSRSHQILRLTIESSAREYLGIQSSSKLAATVNFVDLAGSERVSQALSAGTRLKEGCHINRSLLTLGTVIRKLSKGKNGHVPYRDSKLTRILQNSLGGNARTAIICTMSPARSHVEQSKNTLFFASCAKEVTTNAKVNVVRSDKALVKQLQKELAKMEDALRSLASKSMQEKELLLEQMNKEIKELTQQRDLAQSRVQNLLESTGDGQVPRIGENSAAVKADNASDITDRPSFTGSYKHNRQLSASSEENFLLDSSAPEFVGLDSLPDWEDLAEKSLAESAHVAERSHAEFEDTAHVAEISHAECEDTAQRSRAEPEDSTQPAESEDIAQRCHAEPEDIAQRCPAEAEVIAQGHQAESEVIAEASCAESEDSCKEIRCISSMDQNTFDLIISGSEENGGNLAATAPMQQTGDKELNNVNAEYEAMRKKIQEMQRTINNLVNLAPIEQSPSSSESSSASMNLSRSRSCRAVIMSPSSFAPYEAELNENTTPAEGFRQRPSRSRQGAHGRSISREDFPASVASVPMDTDGTRDQPNAEVITQQKFPHKKQKVYQGENSRSKHGGSAGKLPRRDSDQDSILSVHVEAEESTEAASAQDISEGWPRSSKGLRWKLFHKSKQGSEIGSSTRASSQLESVLSAPVAWKVIPNVSESDVEDNMSVLNFANERKEDKYEAQRGAGRRRHNRAEHPLRTPSNWRLDFETQRGLIIELWEACFVPLVHRTHFFILYKGDPSDFLYLEVELRRLTILKDTFSEGSNLKSRQALTPAGSMKALKREREMLAKKVPKRFASTKEKERLYQKWGIRLNTKQRSLQLANLIWTSTMDMGHIRESATLVAKLVGLVAPLDAPKEILGLSFLSRPINKKSSIWRDSMSTL encoded by the exons GCCATCCTGATCGCCCCATGTCTCCCTCTGCTTATGGTTTTG ACAGAGTATTTGGGTGGGACTGTCCCACGACGAAGGTGTATGATGAGGGAGCTAAAGAGGTTGTGCTTTCAGTCATCAACGGCATCAACT CAACCATTTTTGCCTATGGACAAACAAGCAGTGGAAAAACATACACTATGAAAGGAATCACAGATTATGCAGTTGCAGACATCTATGACTACATTGAGAAA CATAGTGATAGGGAATTTGTGTTGAAGTTCTCCGCCATGGAGATCTACAACGAAGCTGTCAGAGACCTCCTCAGCTCCGAGGGTGCTCAACTTAGGCTCCTAGACGATCCTGAG AAAGGAACTGTTGTCGAGAAACTTTCAGAAGAGATTTTGAGAGACCGGAACCACCTAGAGGAACTTCTTTCCGTCTGTGAAG CTCAGAGGAAGATCGGAGAGACCTCTCTGAACGAAACTAGCTCAAGATCACATCAGATTTTGCGACTG ACAATTGAAAGTTCCGCTCGAGAATATCTAGGCATTCAAAGTTCAAGCAAACTTGCAGCTACTGTG AATTTTGTTGATCTTGCGGGCAGTGAGCGTGTTTCTCAAGCGTTATCAGCTGGTACGAGATTGAAAGAAGGTTGCCACATAAATCGAAGCTTACTGACCCTGGGAACTGTAATTCGCAAATTAAG CAAGGGAAAGAATGGGCACGTACCTTACAGAGATTCGAAGCTAACACGGATACTGCAAAACTCGTTGGGAGGCAATGCCAGGACAGCCATCATTTGCACTATGAGCCCTGCACGAAGTCATGTTGAGCAATCGAAAAACACACTCTTCTTTGCAAGTTGTGCAAAAGAGGTGACTACTAATGCAAAGGTCAATGTAGTAAGATCAGATAAGGCGTTGGTAAAGCAACTGCAGAAAGAATTAGCGAAAATGGAAGACGCGTTGAGGAGCTTAGCATCAAAGTCAATGCAAGAGAAAGAACTTCTGCTTGAACAG ATGAATAAAGAGATAAAGGAACTGACTCAGCAACGTGATCTTGCTCAATCTCGGGTTCAGAATTTGCTAGAATCAACAGGAGACGGCCAAGTTCCAAGAATAGGTGAAAATTCCGCTGCTGTAAAAGCAGATAACGCATCTGATATTACTGATAGACCTAGTTTTACTGGTTCCTACAAGCACAACCGTCAGCTTTCTGCGAGCTCTGAAGAAAATTTTCTGCTGGACAGTAGTGCTCCAGAGTTTGTTGGGCTTGATTCATTGCCGGATTGGGAGGATCTCGCAGAAAAATCTCTTGCAGAGTCTGCACATGTTGCGGAAAGATCTCATGCAGAATTTGAAGATACTGCACATGTTGCGGAAATATCTCACGCAGAATGTGAAGATACTGCACAAAGATCTCGGGCAGAACCTGAAGATAGTACACAACCAGCGGAATCTGAAGATATTGCGCAAAGGTGTCATGCAGAACCTGAAGATATTGCACAAAGATGCCCAGCAGAAGCTGAAGTTATTGCACAAGGACATCAAGCAGAATCTGAAGTTATTGCAGAAGCATCTTGTGCGGAATCTGAAGATAGCTGCAAGGAAATTAGATGCATATCAAGCATGGACCAGAACACTTTTGATTTGATTATAAGCGGTTCTGAAGAAAATGGAGGAAACTTAGCCGCGACAGCTCCCATGCAGCAGACAGGAGACAAGGAGTTGAATAACGTTAATGCAGAGTATGAAGCGATGCGGAAAAAGATTCAGGAAATGCAAAGGACAATTAACAACCTTGTTAATCTTGCCCCAATTGAACAATCTCCTTCGTCCTCTGAATCTAGCTCTGCAAGTATGAATTTGTCTAGAAGTCGCAGCTGCAGAGCGGTTATCATGAGTCCATCTTCTTTTGCGCCGTATGAGGCAGAACTAAACGAGAATACAACACCTGCTGAAGGTTTCCGACAGAGACCTTCCAGATCAAGGCAAGGTGCCCACGGTAGAAGTATATCTAGGGAAGATTTTCCAGCTTCTGTTGCAAGTGTTCCAATGGACACAGATGGCACCAGAGATCAGCCCAATGCAGAGGTTATTACACAGCAGAAATTTCCtcataagaaacaaaaagtcTATCAGGGGGAGAACTCTCGATCCAAGCATGGTGGCTCCGCCGGAAAGTTACCAAGAAGAGATTCTGATCAAGATTCTATTTTGAGCGTTCATGTAGAGGCGGAGGAAAGCACGGAGGCAGCTAGTGCACAGGACATTTCTGAAGGCTGGCCTAGAAGTTCAAAAGGCTTGCGTTGGAAGCTATTTCATAAATCGAAGCAAGGTTCTGAAATTGGAAGCTCAACCAGAGCTAGTTCTCAATTAGAGTCAGTTTTGAGTGCTCCAGTGGCTTGGAAAGTTATCCCCAATGTCTCGGAATCTGACGTAGAGGATAATATGAGTGTTCTCAATTTCGCCAATGAACGAAAGGAAGACAAGTACGAG GCACAAAGAGGAGCAGGACGGAGGAGGCACAATCGTGCGGAACATCCTTTGAGAACCCCTTCTAATTGGCGCCTTGATTTCGAGACACAGAGAGGACTAATAATCGAGCTGTGGGAGGCTTGCTTTGTGCCATTGGTTCACAGGACACATTTCTTCATTCTTTACAAAGGTGATCCGTCTGATTTTCTCTACTTGGAGGTAGAGCTAAGAAGGTTGACGATTCTCAAGGACACCTTCTCTGAAGGAAGCAATCTAAAATCCCGCCAAGCTCTCACACCGGCTGGAAG CATGAAGGCTCTTAagcgagagagagaaatgtTGGCCAAGAAAGTGCCCAAGAGGTTCGCATCgacaaaggaaaaagaaaggctTTACCAGAAGTGGGGGATTAGGCTGAACACAAAGCAGAGGAGCCTGCAGTTGGCAAACTTGATATGGACGAGCACAATGGACATGGGGCACATCCGGGAGAGCGCCACCCTTGTTGCGAAGCTGGTTGGCCTTGTCGCGCCACTCGATGCTCCCAAGGAGATACTCGGGCTCAGCTTCTTATCTCGCCCTATAAACAAGAAATCCTCCATTTGGAGAGATTCCATGTCTACTCTATAG